In one window of Candidatus Methylacidiphilales bacterium DNA:
- a CDS encoding thioredoxin family protein translates to MNTSSLLMRFAFTAMLITLPQLSMAAEVGKPAPGFTLTDTQGKSHNLSDFKGKTVVLEWINHGCPFVVKHYSGGSMQALQKDTTSKGVVWLSICSSAPGKQGHLSPTDWNKTTSEKGAAPTAVLLDEDGKVGRLYQARTTPHMFVIDPAGKLVYAGAIDSIKSTDSADVPKATNHVKAAVEEVLAGKPVTTASTQAYGCSVKYAN, encoded by the coding sequence ATGAACACCTCCTCCCTCCTCATGCGCTTCGCCTTCACCGCGATGCTGATCACCCTTCCCCAGCTGTCCATGGCCGCGGAAGTTGGCAAACCGGCCCCGGGATTCACCCTGACCGATACCCAGGGAAAGTCCCACAATCTTTCCGACTTCAAGGGGAAAACCGTGGTGTTGGAATGGATCAACCATGGCTGTCCCTTCGTGGTCAAACATTACAGCGGGGGATCGATGCAGGCCCTGCAGAAGGACACCACCTCCAAAGGCGTGGTCTGGCTCAGCATTTGCTCGTCCGCCCCGGGTAAACAGGGACATCTGAGCCCCACGGACTGGAACAAAACCACCTCGGAGAAGGGGGCCGCTCCCACGGCCGTCTTGCTCGATGAAGATGGCAAGGTGGGCAGGCTCTACCAGGCACGCACCACCCCGCACATGTTCGTCATCGATCCCGCGGGCAAGCTCGTTTATGCCGGGGCGATCGACTCCATCAAATCCACCGACTCCGCGGATGTGCCGAAGGCCACCAACCATGTCAAGGCGGCGGTGGAGGAAGTGTTGGCGGGCAAACCCGTGACCACGGCCAGCACCCAGGCCTATGGGTGCAGTGTCAAATACGCCAATTGA
- the groL gene encoding chaperonin GroEL (60 kDa chaperone family; promotes refolding of misfolded polypeptides especially under stressful conditions; forms two stacked rings of heptamers to form a barrel-shaped 14mer; ends can be capped by GroES; misfolded proteins enter the barrel where they are refolded when GroES binds), whose amino-acid sequence MAAKQIQFDETARQSLLRGIEKLARAVKATMGPAGRNVVLDKKFGSPTITKDGVTVAKEIELEERYENIGAQLVREVASKTSDIAGDGTTTATVLAEAIYKAGLKNVTAGANPTELKRGIDKAVEAITAELQKISKKVKDKEEIRQVATVSANWDTMIGEIIADALDKVGKDGTVTVEEAKSIETTLEVVEGMQFDKGYLSPYFVTNAEDQEAVLENAYLLIHEKKISSMKDLLPLLEKVAKSGKPLLIIAEEVEGEALATLVVNKLRGTLQVCAVKAPGFGDRRKAMLEDIAILTGGKCLTEDLGIKLENVGLEDLGKAKRLVVDKENTTIIEGAGKNADIQGRVGQIRRQIEETTSDYDREKLQERLAKLAGGVAVINVGAATETEMKEKKARVEDALHATRAAVEEGIVAGGGAALIRAQKVLEDLKLEGDQAIGVDIIRRAIEEPLRTLADNAGVEGSIVVSEVKKRKGNEGYNVATGEYEDLVKAGVVDPTKVTRSALQNAASISGLLLTTEAIVTEVPEKEAPAAPGGGHGGMGGMDY is encoded by the coding sequence ATGGCAGCTAAACAAATCCAATTCGACGAAACCGCGCGGCAGTCCCTGCTCCGTGGCATCGAAAAACTCGCCCGCGCCGTCAAGGCGACCATGGGCCCCGCCGGACGCAATGTCGTTCTCGACAAGAAGTTCGGCTCCCCGACCATCACCAAGGACGGCGTCACCGTCGCCAAGGAGATCGAGCTCGAGGAACGCTATGAAAACATCGGCGCCCAGCTCGTCCGCGAAGTCGCCAGCAAGACCAGCGACATCGCCGGCGACGGCACCACCACCGCCACCGTTCTCGCCGAAGCCATTTACAAGGCCGGCCTGAAGAACGTCACCGCGGGGGCCAACCCGACCGAACTCAAGCGTGGCATCGACAAAGCCGTCGAAGCCATCACCGCCGAACTCCAGAAGATCTCCAAGAAGGTCAAGGACAAGGAAGAAATCCGCCAAGTGGCCACCGTCTCCGCCAACTGGGACACCATGATCGGCGAAATCATCGCCGACGCCCTGGACAAGGTCGGCAAGGACGGCACCGTCACTGTCGAAGAAGCCAAATCCATCGAAACCACCCTCGAAGTGGTCGAAGGGATGCAGTTCGACAAGGGTTACCTCTCGCCCTACTTCGTCACCAACGCGGAAGACCAGGAAGCGGTCCTCGAGAACGCCTACCTGCTCATCCATGAGAAGAAGATCAGCAGCATGAAGGATCTGCTCCCGTTGCTGGAAAAAGTGGCCAAGAGCGGCAAGCCCCTCCTGATCATCGCCGAAGAAGTCGAAGGCGAAGCCCTCGCCACCCTGGTGGTCAACAAACTCCGCGGCACCCTGCAGGTCTGCGCCGTCAAGGCCCCCGGCTTCGGCGACCGCCGCAAGGCCATGCTCGAAGACATCGCCATCCTCACCGGTGGCAAGTGCCTCACCGAAGACCTCGGCATCAAGCTCGAGAACGTCGGTTTGGAAGACCTCGGCAAGGCCAAGCGCCTCGTCGTGGACAAGGAAAACACCACCATCATTGAAGGCGCCGGCAAAAACGCCGACATCCAGGGCCGCGTGGGCCAGATCCGCCGTCAGATCGAGGAGACCACCTCGGACTACGACCGCGAGAAACTCCAGGAACGCCTGGCCAAGCTCGCCGGCGGCGTCGCCGTCATCAATGTCGGTGCGGCCACCGAAACCGAGATGAAGGAAAAGAAAGCCCGCGTGGAAGACGCGCTGCACGCCACCCGTGCGGCCGTGGAAGAAGGCATCGTCGCCGGTGGCGGCGCCGCCCTCATCCGCGCCCAGAAGGTGCTTGAAGACCTCAAGCTCGAGGGCGACCAAGCCATCGGTGTCGACATCATCCGTCGTGCCATCGAAGAACCCCTCCGCACCCTGGCCGACAACGCCGGCGTGGAAGGTTCCATCGTCGTCTCGGAAGTCAAGAAGCGCAAAGGCAACGAGGGCTACAACGTCGCCACGGGCGAATACGAAGACCTCGTCAAAGCCGGTGTGGTCGACCCGACCAAGGTCACCCGCAGCGCGCTGCAGAACGCGGCCTCGATCTCGGGCCTCCTGCTCACCACGGAAGCCATTGTCACGGAAGTCCCGGAGAAAGAAGCTCCGGCGGCCCCTGGCGGCGGTCACGGTGGCATGGGCGGCATGGACTACTAA